A genomic stretch from Engraulis encrasicolus isolate BLACKSEA-1 chromosome 12, IST_EnEncr_1.0, whole genome shotgun sequence includes:
- the hsp90b1 gene encoding endoplasmin has protein sequence MKRLWVVGLLCALLAFTSVKADDEVDIDGTVEDDLGKSRDGSRTDDEVIQREEEAIQLDGLNAAQIKEIREKSEKHVFQAEVNRMMKLIINSLYKNKEIFLRELISNASDALDKIRLLSLTNEDALAGNEELTVKIKADKEKNMLHVTDTGVGMTKEELVKNLGTIAKSGTSEFLNKMTEMQTEGQSTSELIGQFGVGFYSAFLVADKVIVTSKHNNGTQHIWESDSNEFSVIEDPRGDTLGRGSTITLVMKEEASDFLELETIKNLVRKYSQFINFPIYVWSSKTETVEEPIDEDEEVKEEAKDEDATEDEAEVEEEEEKEDKPKTKKVEKTVWDWELMNDIKPIWTRPAKEVEEDEYTAFYKTFSKDSDDPIAHIHFTAEGEVTFKSILFVPASAPRGLFDEYGSKKNDYIKLFVRRVFITDDFHDMMPKYLNFVKGVVDSDDLPLNVSRETLQQHKLLKVIRKKLVRKTLDMIKKIAEEHYNEKFWKEFGTNIKLGVIEDHSNRTRLAKLLRFQTSNSEKEVASLEQYVERMKEKQDKIYFMAATSRKEAESSPFVERLLKKGYEVIYLTEPVDEYCIQALPEFDSKRFQNVAKEGIKFDESESAKERREAQEKEFEPLVSWMKDNALKDKIEKAVLSERLTNSPCALVASQYGWSGNMERIMKAQAYQTGKDISTNYYASQKKTLEINPRHPLIKEMLKRVNTDAEDQTAADLAVVLYETATLRSGYQLADTKAYGERIERMLRLSMNVDLSEQVEEEPEEEPEEAPEEEDKDDTEIDAEDDDDTDKTSTEKDEL, from the exons ATGAAGCGGTTATGGGTCGTAGGGCTTCTCTGTGCCCTTCTTGCATTCA caTCTGTGAAGGCAGATGATGAAGTTGACATCGACGGAACTGTGGAGGATGACCTGGGCAAGAGCAGGGATGGATCCAGGACagatgatgaagtgatacagaG GGAGGAAGAGGCCATCCAGCTGGACGGATTGAATGCGGCACAGATTAAGGAAATCCGTGAGAAGTCGGAAAAGCATGTCTTCCAGGCGGAGGTGAACCGTATGATGAAGCTCATCATCAACTCTCTCTACAAGAACAAGGAG ATCTTCCTCAGGGAGCTCATCTCTAACGCCTCTGATGCTCTGGACAAGATCCGCCTGCTCTCTCTCACCAACGAAGATGCTCTGGCTGGCAACGAAGAGTTAACCGTTAAGATTAAG GCGGACAAGGAGAAGAACATGCTGCACGTGACGGACACGGGTGTGGGCATGACCAAGGAGGAGCTGGTGAAGAACCTGGGCACCATCGCCAAGTCGGGCACCAGCGAGTTCCTCAACAAGATGACGGAGATGCAGACGGAGGGCCAGTCCACCTCCGAGCTGATTGGCCAGTTCGGCGTGGGCTTCTACTCTGCCTTCCTGGTGGCCGACAAGGTCATCGTCACCTCCAAGCACAACAACGGCACGCAGCACATCTGGGAGTCTGACTCCAACGAGTTCTCAGTCATCGAGGACCCACGAGGGGACACGCTGGGACGCGGAAGCACCATCAC CCTTGTGATGAAGGAGGAGGCCTCTGACTTCCTGGAGCTGGAGACTATTAAGAACCTCGTCAGGAAATACTCTCAGTTCATTAACTTTCCCATCTACGTCTGGAGCAGCAAG ACCGAGACTGTGGAGGAGCCCattgatgaggatgaggaggtgaaagaggaggcCAAGGACGAGGACGCCACTGAGGATGAGGccgaggtggaagaggaagaggagaaggaggataagCCCAAGACTAAGAAG gtGGAGAAGACTGTGTGGGACTGGGAGCTGATGAACGACATCAAGCCCATCTGGACGCGGCCCgccaaggaggtggaggaggacgagtACACCGCCTTCTACAAGACCTTCTCCAAG gactCTGATGACCCCATCGCTCACATCCACTTCACCGCTGAGGGAGAGGTGACCTTCAAATCCATCCTGTTCGTGCCTGCGTCTGCCCCTCGTGGCCTGTTCGACGAGTACGGCTCCAAGAAGAACGACTATATCAAG CTGTTTGTGCGCAGAGTGTTTATCACTGATGACTTCCACGACATGATGCCCAAATATCTCAACTTCGTCAAGGGAGTG GTGGACTCTGATGACCTGCCCCTGAATGTGTCCAGAGAGACCCTGCAGCAGCACAAACTGTTGAAG gtgatccGCAAGAAGCTGGTGCGCAAGACACTGGACATGATCAAGAAGATCGCAGAGGAGCATTACAACGAGAAGTTCTGGAAGGAGTTTGGCACCAACATCAAGCTGGGCGTGATCGAGGACCACTCCAACCGCACGCGGCTGGCCAAGCTGCTGCGCTTCCAGACCTCCAACAGCGAGAAGGAGGTGGCCAGCCTGGAGCAGTACGTGGAGCGCATGAAGGAGAAGCAGGACAAGATCTACTTCATGGCCGCCACCAGCAGGAAGGAG GCGGAGTCTTCTCCCTTCGTGGAGCGTCTGCTGAAGAAGGGCTACGAGGTGATCTACCTGACAGAGCCGGTGGACGAGTACTGCATCCAGGCGCTGCCAGAGTTCGACAGCAAGCGCTTCCAGAACGTGGCCAAGGAGGGCATCAAGTTCGACGAGAGTGAATCGgccaaggagaggagggaggcccAGGAGAAGGAGTTTGAGCCCCTTGTCTCCTGGATGAAGGACAATGCCCTCAAGGACAAG ATTGAGAAGGCCGTTCTGTCCGAGAGGCTGACCAACTCTCCATGCGCCCTGGTGGCCAGTCAGTATGGCTGGTCAGGCAACATGGAGCGCATCATGAAGGCTCAGGCCTACCAGACTGGCAAGGACATCTCCACTAA CTATTACGCCAGCCAGAAGAAAACCTTAGAGATCAACCCCAGACACCCTCTCATCAAGGAGATGCTCAAGAGAGTAAAT ACTGATGCTGAGGATCAGACAGCAGCTGACCTGGCGGTGGTTCTGTATGAGACGGCCACGTTACGTTCAGGCTACCAGCTGGCTGACACAAAGGCCTACGGGGAGCGCATCGAGAGAATGCTGCGACTCAGCATGAACGTAGACCTCTccgaacag gtggaggaggagccagAGGAGGAGCCTGAAGAAGCACCGGAGGAAGAGGATAAAGACGACACAGAGATCGACGCTGAAGATGACGACGACACAGACAAG ACTTCGACAGAGAAAGATGAGCTCTGA